In the genome of Candidatus Moraniibacteriota bacterium, one region contains:
- a CDS encoding transposase, which yields MGYSGHKHQKGEKTLAITENHGYILAPYVVRPVNVHDNLLFDTSFTELLESMNRLGISLVDSYLTLDSGFDDGKNRNQIEYANLIPVIKSNIRGLKDREKINAKLDAFEEVRDVYQERYKVERCFAWEDSYRKLVIRYETLQCTFMGFRYLAYSMVNLRKLFG from the coding sequence ATCGGATACTCAGGACACAAACACCAGAAGGGAGAGAAAACACTTGCGATAACGGAGAACCATGGATATATTCTGGCTCCGTACGTAGTGCGTCCCGTGAATGTTCACGACAATCTTTTGTTCGATACTTCCTTTACGGAACTCTTGGAGAGCATGAACCGGCTCGGTATTTCTCTCGTGGATTCATACCTTACTTTGGACTCGGGGTTTGATGATGGAAAGAACAGGAATCAGATCGAGTATGCCAATCTCATTCCGGTCATTAAGTCCAACATTCGGGGACTCAAGGATCGGGAGAAGATCAATGCGAAACTGGATGCGTTTGAGGAGGTGCGAGATGTTTACCAGGAACGATACAAAGTTGAGCGATGTTTTGCATGGGAGGACAGTTATCGGAAGCTGGTTATTCGGTATGAGACGCTGCAGTGTACCTTTATGGGTTTCAGGTATCTGGCGTATTCGATGGTGAATCTTCGTAAATTGTTCGGATAA
- a CDS encoding transposase: protein MATKTKGDHQKKLPVKVSERNFNRYIKRYLRTPVKGRLQKISNYKIFNYILYVLHAGIQWKQLKPYKREIHWSNVYKRHNRWSKDGSYRKLFESSVLVLDRKGMLDLSILHGDGTNIVAKKGARKSDTQDTNTRRERKHLR, encoded by the coding sequence ATGGCTACTAAAACAAAAGGTGATCACCAAAAGAAATTACCGGTGAAAGTTTCAGAGAGAAACTTTAATCGATATATCAAACGGTATCTCCGTACCCCAGTGAAAGGAAGGCTTCAGAAGATTTCAAACTACAAGATATTCAATTACATCCTCTATGTCCTTCACGCCGGTATCCAATGGAAACAATTGAAACCATACAAGCGTGAAATCCATTGGTCTAATGTCTACAAACGACACAATCGTTGGAGTAAAGACGGAAGCTATCGGAAACTGTTTGAATCTTCCGTTCTGGTTCTTGACCGAAAAGGAATGCTCGATCTCTCGATACTCCATGGCGACGGCACAAACATTGTCGCTAAAAAGGGGGCGAGAAAATCGGATACTCAGGACACAAACACCAGAAGGGAGAGAAAACACTTGCGATAA